From Calothrix sp. PCC 6303, a single genomic window includes:
- a CDS encoding nitrate reductase associated protein — MTIFFQFEADFVDSLRCIPMYVRYKLDICGIKLKLVEWNQMNQSQRQNLIDLPTTTETEVDLYREYLQNLIFQKTGKFPSELPIDPRPAWINSEEIPEYVGKKVTEIGLSLALTDWQNLTYIQRFALIKLSRSHHENENFPKAMAEFNLGSRNTKFENYIS; from the coding sequence ATGACAATTTTTTTTCAGTTTGAAGCAGACTTTGTAGATTCACTGCGTTGTATACCTATGTATGTACGCTACAAACTTGATATATGTGGAATTAAATTAAAGTTAGTAGAATGGAATCAAATGAACCAATCTCAGCGTCAAAATTTGATTGATTTACCGACTACAACTGAAACCGAAGTTGATTTATACAGAGAGTATCTACAAAATTTAATTTTTCAAAAAACTGGAAAATTCCCTTCGGAACTGCCAATAGATCCACGTCCAGCATGGATAAATTCTGAGGAAATTCCGGAATATGTTGGTAAAAAAGTTACAGAAATAGGTTTGTCTTTGGCACTAACAGATTGGCAAAATCTCACATATATACAACGTTTTGCACTGATTAAGTTAAGTCGTTCTCACCATGAAAATGAAAATTTTCCCAAAGCAATGGCAGAATTTAATTTGGGTTCAAGAAATACTAAATTTGAAAATTATATATCTTGA
- a CDS encoding PrsW family glutamic-type intramembrane protease — translation MTGKNARQNAFLRLVSGNGAAIGSELGYALLANREVAIGRDPTCQIVLDAIKYRMVSRRHAVVRPLSPSPDGGNTWVICDLNSANGTYLNGERLEGCQELQPGDRISLANDGPQLLFEYEIQHQVTVVGSQSVPTSLAPANNDSATRIDSVSFTQLFPIISTAKDLTSKAFLIPGILTVIFVVFMFATVGNPQANQIIVGTYIAGAAYYFIYRLCGKHKPWWLLVGAGLATAALLKSPILDLFIFVFRVVLPGNLPRDESITLTELLIHMFFGAGLMEELLKALPVLGIYLIGRTLPDAWSDRIGVKEPLDGILLGTASAVGFTLLETLGQYVPQITQNVALQSGTEAGQLVGLQLLIPRILGLAAGHMAYSGYLGYFIGLAVLKPRKGWQILLVGYLTSASLHALWNTIGNIYPLLLVLIGVVSYAFLMAAILKARVLSPTRSQNFATRFLERK, via the coding sequence ATGACAGGCAAAAACGCAAGACAAAATGCTTTTCTGCGGCTGGTGTCTGGTAACGGTGCGGCAATAGGCTCTGAGTTAGGCTATGCGCTGCTGGCAAACAGAGAGGTGGCAATTGGGCGAGATCCTACCTGTCAGATAGTTTTGGATGCCATCAAGTACCGTATGGTATCACGTCGTCACGCAGTGGTGCGTCCCCTATCTCCTTCTCCTGATGGTGGTAATACCTGGGTAATTTGCGATCTCAACAGTGCAAATGGTACCTATTTAAATGGAGAACGCTTGGAAGGTTGCCAGGAATTGCAACCAGGCGATCGCATTTCGCTGGCAAATGATGGTCCACAATTATTGTTTGAGTATGAAATTCAACACCAGGTGACTGTAGTAGGTTCCCAATCTGTCCCGACTTCCCTGGCACCTGCTAACAATGACAGCGCTACAAGGATTGATTCGGTTAGCTTTACACAATTATTTCCGATTATCTCTACCGCAAAAGATCTAACTAGTAAAGCTTTTTTGATACCCGGTATTCTGACTGTAATTTTTGTTGTGTTCATGTTTGCTACTGTTGGGAACCCACAGGCAAATCAAATTATTGTTGGTACTTATATTGCTGGAGCAGCTTATTATTTTATTTATCGTTTGTGTGGTAAGCATAAGCCTTGGTGGCTATTGGTTGGTGCGGGACTTGCCACCGCAGCTTTGCTAAAAAGTCCAATTTTGGATTTGTTTATATTTGTGTTTCGCGTCGTTTTACCGGGTAATTTACCGCGAGATGAATCCATCACCCTAACTGAATTGCTAATTCATATGTTTTTTGGGGCTGGTTTGATGGAGGAATTGCTCAAGGCTTTGCCGGTTTTGGGGATATATCTGATTGGTAGAACCCTACCTGATGCTTGGAGCGATCGCATTGGCGTAAAAGAGCCTTTAGATGGGATACTTTTGGGTACGGCTTCGGCTGTAGGCTTCACTTTGTTGGAAACTTTAGGGCAATATGTACCGCAAATTACCCAAAATGTTGCCCTCCAATCGGGTACCGAAGCTGGACAGTTGGTGGGTTTACAGTTGCTGATTCCCCGTATTTTGGGCTTGGCTGCTGGACATATGGCTTATAGTGGCTACCTGGGCTATTTTATCGGTTTAGCCGTCCTCAAACCTCGTAAAGGTTGGCAAATTCTTTTAGTTGGATACTTGACTTCAGCATCACTTCATGCACTTTGGAACACGATTGGGAATATTTATCCTTTGTTGTTGGTGCTGATTGGGGTTGTTTCCTATGCATTCTTGATGGCTGCAATCCTCAAAGCAAGGGTTCTATCTCCAACGCGATCGCAAAACTTCGCTACCCGTTTTTTAGAACGTAAGTGA
- a CDS encoding CHAT domain-containing protein: MPSLNLAIRRLVSTGTDNFAIWVVKAPYPSGYVHHDCVWSASMNQAWQEWQELFAEHSNLNISPNSYSFPGLNGTSLPPELLSPTGGRPQNYAGLLMQHFGNSLWKWVFDQNGPIPGSLECSHGIAMGQGKSLRLRMEIRDPLMVSLPWEIMQPIGKPAISLNQNILFSRTTSEVEKLPQLRVDPGLNVLLVLGENDDLQLQEEARTLQKTLTLGNPGGSNTLGYAPCMVRTLIQPTPEQLIAELETRAYNVLFYAGHGMRGADGGILLLGSGSTLTGIELAQVLTRTGIKLAVLNSCWGAQPAAINGQSLPHSSLTEVLIRYGVPAVLGMRDKIADHESLSFIQAFAQALRSRKAIDQAVAEARQKLLVVYSFIQPSWTLPVLYMHPEFDGRVLRGLDEDVTQFPADTLAPAEYIMPKAYLRAISGEEAKWTLKKRATRIGRTAENDIVIPDLLVSRQQAQIICVVPFGEATLVPTYVLRDESSYGTFISRSGSWERIHRQEIPLEPGMQLRFGSPEVWEFCIENS, from the coding sequence ATGCCATCTTTAAATCTGGCAATCAGACGACTAGTCAGCACAGGTACAGATAATTTCGCCATTTGGGTAGTAAAAGCACCTTATCCCAGTGGCTATGTTCATCATGATTGCGTCTGGAGTGCCAGCATGAACCAAGCTTGGCAGGAATGGCAAGAACTGTTTGCCGAGCATAGTAACCTGAACATTTCACCAAATTCCTATTCCTTCCCAGGGTTAAATGGCACCTCTCTACCACCAGAATTATTATCACCAACTGGAGGTAGACCACAAAACTATGCTGGGTTATTGATGCAACATTTTGGTAATAGTTTGTGGAAATGGGTATTTGACCAAAACGGACCAATTCCTGGCAGTTTAGAATGTAGCCACGGGATTGCGATGGGACAGGGAAAAAGTCTACGATTACGGATGGAAATCAGAGATCCTCTCATGGTGAGCCTACCTTGGGAAATTATGCAGCCTATTGGGAAGCCTGCAATTTCACTCAATCAAAATATATTATTTAGCCGTACTACTAGTGAAGTTGAAAAACTCCCCCAGTTAAGAGTTGATCCTGGTTTAAATGTTTTACTGGTTTTGGGTGAAAATGATGATCTGCAATTGCAAGAAGAGGCAAGAACTTTACAAAAAACCCTCACTCTGGGAAATCCTGGAGGTAGTAATACCTTGGGATATGCACCTTGTATGGTGCGGACACTAATTCAACCCACTCCAGAACAACTAATTGCTGAACTGGAAACCCGCGCTTACAATGTGCTTTTCTATGCTGGACATGGAATGCGAGGGGCAGATGGCGGTATATTGCTGTTGGGTTCTGGTTCCACTTTAACCGGGATTGAATTAGCTCAGGTTTTAACCCGCACTGGTATTAAACTAGCTGTGCTAAATTCTTGCTGGGGCGCACAACCTGCCGCAATTAATGGTCAGTCGTTACCCCATAGCAGTTTAACTGAAGTTTTAATTCGTTACGGTGTTCCCGCAGTTTTGGGAATGCGTGATAAAATAGCTGATCACGAAAGCCTCAGCTTTATTCAAGCCTTTGCCCAAGCATTGCGATCGCGTAAAGCAATCGATCAAGCTGTTGCCGAAGCCAGACAAAAATTATTAGTAGTATATAGCTTCATCCAACCTTCATGGACTCTCCCCGTACTCTACATGCATCCGGAATTCGATGGACGAGTGTTACGGGGATTGGACGAAGATGTGACGCAGTTTCCTGCCGATACCTTAGCCCCAGCAGAATATATCATGCCCAAAGCTTACTTGCGGGCAATATCTGGTGAAGAAGCTAAGTGGACATTAAAAAAACGGGCTACACGTATTGGTAGAACTGCCGAAAATGATATTGTGATTCCCGATTTACTCGTCTCTCGTCAGCAAGCACAAATTATTTGCGTTGTCCCCTTTGGTGAAGCTACATTAGTACCAACATATGTACTGCGTGACGAATCCAGTTATGGTACCTTTATTTCTCGCTCCGGTTCTTGGGAAAGAATCCATCGTCAGGAAATACCGCTTGAGCCAGGAATGCAGTTAAGATTTGGCAGTCCAGAAGTTTGGGAATTTTGTATTGAAAATTCTTAA
- a CDS encoding PP2C family protein-serine/threonine phosphatase has translation MEKDAATLYCPNENCQADNRLNEKLCQRCQTPLLKRYLWVAGEKKDLGKVGELLAQRYLIVGKSVVLDTKPALVPQVPELENLQSLRAYLRLFPYRLNVPQVYGILAISEGNSHQEILLLERPPLLLNHLPEEVKLQDTLALAWHQATSMRQLNWLWQIAHLWQPLASEGVASTLLNPALLLVEGSLVRLLELHSDGEKHPNLSDLGSFWQTELLPYAKDAIASFLGAACKGLINGKIRSGEQLVEILDQGLAELGRNSQPSTSSKFATSVKIVTQSDQGPSRQRNEDSCYPSSGTIIDSGTSETPLAIVCDGIGGHEGGNVASNLAIEVIEKKIQEINSHYHSDIDPANLIAELEQAAAIANDRISEENDSEGKQGRQRMGTTLVMALPVAHEMYITHVGDSRAYLITHQGCYQVTLDDDVATREVRLGYAVYRDAIQQGASGSLVQALGMSSSNSLHPTAQRFVLDEDCVFLLCSDGLSDFDRVEQYWESDILPILNGKADLLGVANRLVEIANTQNGHDNVTVALVHYQLQYHEPENAIAATAAEIITDTNSKSTASRLYPRNNQNTKVIPDTSRASANQAPKMPLHLLALAFVVGSGLVIGYLWQRNFPFNPIGTTAPATTSQPANSSRNNRNSSPTAPPEAFIKLQNPTPYSTTQNPFQPAANLPSGTILKIQNVNYNNSKNEGDKSTERIKVYICQIAADDSSVEPSASENANSGSRLPQGEIWIESAKLKSVLELPRGGNNPCLEANGNPNTSTQLNSPRK, from the coding sequence ATGGAAAAAGACGCGGCAACGCTCTATTGCCCGAATGAAAATTGTCAGGCTGACAATCGACTGAATGAGAAATTGTGCCAGCGATGTCAGACACCTCTGCTGAAGCGTTATCTTTGGGTAGCTGGTGAGAAAAAGGATTTGGGCAAAGTTGGAGAATTATTAGCCCAGCGTTACTTGATTGTTGGTAAATCCGTCGTTTTAGACACTAAACCAGCCTTAGTACCCCAGGTTCCGGAACTAGAAAATTTGCAGTCCTTAAGAGCCTATTTGAGACTGTTTCCTTACCGTCTGAATGTACCGCAAGTTTATGGAATATTGGCAATTTCTGAAGGTAATTCCCATCAAGAAATCCTACTTTTAGAAAGACCCCCGTTGTTACTAAATCATCTCCCCGAAGAAGTAAAGTTACAGGACACTTTAGCATTAGCTTGGCATCAAGCCACATCAATGCGTCAACTGAATTGGTTGTGGCAAATTGCCCATCTTTGGCAACCTTTGGCAAGTGAAGGTGTAGCCTCAACCTTACTCAACCCTGCTTTGTTGCTGGTGGAAGGGTCGTTAGTTCGCTTATTGGAGTTGCACTCAGATGGCGAAAAACACCCAAACCTGTCGGATTTAGGCTCGTTTTGGCAAACGGAATTATTGCCCTATGCCAAAGATGCGATCGCGTCCTTTCTCGGTGCCGCTTGTAAAGGTTTAATTAACGGTAAAATCCGCTCTGGTGAGCAGCTAGTTGAGATTTTAGATCAAGGACTAGCAGAACTCGGACGCAATTCCCAACCCAGTACCTCCTCAAAATTCGCAACGTCTGTAAAAATCGTCACACAATCAGACCAGGGACCAAGCCGTCAACGCAACGAAGATTCTTGCTATCCCAGTAGCGGCACAATTATTGACAGTGGCACCTCTGAAACACCTTTAGCCATAGTATGTGATGGAATTGGCGGACATGAAGGTGGGAATGTGGCATCAAACCTAGCCATTGAGGTAATTGAAAAGAAAATTCAAGAAATTAACAGTCATTACCACAGTGACATAGACCCGGCAAACTTGATTGCCGAATTGGAGCAAGCCGCTGCCATTGCTAACGATAGAATTAGCGAGGAAAACGACAGCGAAGGCAAACAAGGACGGCAACGCATGGGAACAACCCTGGTAATGGCGTTACCAGTGGCACATGAGATGTATATTACCCATGTTGGAGATAGTCGCGCATACCTAATTACACACCAAGGCTGTTATCAAGTCACCCTTGATGATGATGTGGCAACCCGTGAAGTCAGACTAGGCTATGCTGTTTATCGTGATGCCATACAGCAAGGTGCCTCCGGTTCCCTAGTACAAGCTTTGGGTATGAGTTCTAGTAATTCTTTACATCCGACAGCACAAAGATTTGTTCTGGATGAAGACTGTGTATTTTTGCTTTGTTCTGATGGGTTGAGCGATTTTGATCGAGTTGAACAATATTGGGAAAGTGATATTTTACCCATATTGAACGGGAAAGCTGATTTACTCGGTGTTGCTAATCGTTTAGTGGAAATTGCCAACACTCAAAATGGTCATGATAACGTCACAGTTGCATTAGTTCATTATCAGCTACAGTACCATGAACCAGAAAACGCGATCGCTGCTACTGCTGCCGAAATCATCACCGATACCAACTCCAAATCTACCGCTAGTCGTTTGTATCCCAGAAATAATCAAAACACTAAAGTCATTCCCGATACATCTCGCGCTTCAGCCAATCAAGCCCCAAAAATGCCCCTACATTTGCTTGCTTTGGCGTTTGTCGTTGGCAGTGGTTTAGTAATTGGATATCTTTGGCAACGCAATTTCCCCTTCAATCCAATTGGAACTACAGCACCCGCAACTACTTCACAACCAGCGAATTCAAGCCGCAACAACCGCAATTCATCCCCAACCGCACCACCAGAAGCCTTTATTAAACTGCAAAACCCAACGCCCTACAGTACAACCCAAAATCCCTTCCAACCCGCCGCTAACCTACCAAGTGGTACTATCCTGAAAATACAAAATGTGAATTATAATAATTCAAAAAACGAAGGTGACAAGTCTACGGAGCGAATTAAAGTCTACATATGCCAAATTGCAGCAGATGATAGTAGCGTAGAGCCATCAGCTTCTGAGAATGCAAACTCAGGTTCCAGATTACCCCAAGGTGAAATCTGGATTGAATCGGCAAAACTAAAATCAGTCTTGGAACTGCCTAGAGGTGGCAATAATCCATGTTTAGAAGCAAATGGTAATCCAAATACCTCAACTCAGCTAAACTCCCCCAGAAAATAG
- a CDS encoding NAD(P)H-quinone oxidoreductase subunit M has protein sequence MENATLLKSTTRHIRIFAAKLDQDGELVPSNEVLTLDIDPDNEFSWTEDALQKVYRQFDELVEASSGVDLTDYNLRRIGSDLEHLVRSLLQKGEISYNLNARVANYSMGLPRMEAESS, from the coding sequence ATGGAAAACGCGACGTTGCTCAAGTCCACAACCCGACACATCCGCATTTTTGCGGCTAAACTTGACCAGGATGGCGAATTAGTACCTAGCAACGAAGTTTTGACTTTGGATATAGATCCAGATAATGAATTTAGTTGGACTGAAGATGCGTTGCAGAAGGTTTATCGTCAGTTTGATGAACTGGTAGAAGCATCAAGTGGTGTAGACCTAACTGACTATAATCTACGTCGGATTGGTTCTGACTTAGAACATTTAGTGCGATCGCTTCTGCAAAAAGGTGAAATTAGTTATAATCTCAACGCTCGTGTTGCTAACTACAGCATGGGTTTACCTCGTATGGAAGCTGAAAGCAGTTGA
- a CDS encoding Npun_R1517 family heterocyst differentiation transcriptional regulator codes for MNSKALPCQVNNQQVGVYECEIHVKFRLVEEKSLLSDRDQLLQVLLDALIGDSDDFVETLHTTVKAVEISEFKASPRMRRQLMRLRNFTENAQ; via the coding sequence ATGAATTCTAAAGCATTACCCTGTCAAGTAAATAATCAGCAAGTCGGTGTTTACGAGTGCGAAATTCACGTTAAATTTCGTTTAGTTGAAGAAAAAAGTTTATTGAGTGATCGAGATCAACTATTACAAGTATTATTAGATGCATTAATTGGTGATTCAGATGACTTCGTGGAGACTTTGCACACCACAGTCAAGGCAGTTGAAATATCAGAGTTTAAGGCTTCTCCACGGATGCGAAGACAACTCATGCGCCTTCGTAACTTCACTGAGAATGCTCAGTAG